Genomic segment of Strigops habroptila isolate Jane chromosome 12, bStrHab1.2.pri, whole genome shotgun sequence:
GTCCTGCTTGAGCTGGAAGTCCATGATGCACTCAACGATGTGATTGAAGAGCTGTGGAGAGCAGCCATGGTCAGCAGGGCCCGGGCTGGGATGATGCCGCAAGGAGtctcccaccccatcccaggCCTGTGGGCAGTGAGGGGGGAGGCAATTCCCACCCCATTACCCCCTCCTTGGCCACAGATTCTCAGCCTCACCTCCACACCAGTGCCCTGTATGATGGAGGTCGGGATGACATAGATCTCGCTGGCCATACGGATGCTGTCCTCCGCCACACGCACCACCAGCACCCGGAAGTTGGTTCCCCCCAGGTCCAGCGCCAGGAATTCACCTCGCTCTGTGGGGAGCCAGCACAGGGCATCAGCAGGGCCACAGCCACCTTGGTACCCCCTTCCCCAGGTCCCCGGCCCTCACCGGTGCCATCGGGTGTGGCACGGACGTAGGTGGGCAGCATGCGGACAGAGGATCTGGCATTGGTCTCCTTGCCCAGCCCCAGGTCCATCTCCTGCCTCATGAGCGCCTGGACGCGCTGCAGGTCGGAGCGGCTGAGTCTCAGCGGGGACAGCAGCTGATCCACTTCCCTGCGCTGGTCGGCCAGGCGCAGAGCCACCGCTGTCACGATGGCCGCCCCGCGCCCGGTCCCATCCACCGAGGGCAGGAGGGTGATTGTGCACTCCGGGGCCAGCAGCCCTGTCACACTCTCCAGGATCTCCCCAAACCtgccagaggaagaagaggatggCAAAGGCCGGGCGTGAAACATCCCACTGCGGTGGGAGCCCCATGTCCCTCCTCACCTGGTGTAGTCTCGGTACAACTCGCCATCCACTCCAATGTTGACatagagctgctccagctcccggCTCTGGCACATGTGTGTGAGGATGGCAGCCAGCCCCgcagcacagagagcagcagcacggCTCACCACCACCCGGCAGACCTGCTGCACCCGACAGCAGTCCCGCTCGCTCGGCCGCAGTCCCAGAGTCTCCAGAGTGCTCCTTGTCCTGGCCATGCCATCCTCGTGGCTGCAAGGGAGGATACAGTGCTAGTTATGtcctccccatcacccccctgtcctcccagccacagcagctcctggtccCCAGACACTCACTTGATGATCTCCAGGACTTGATGGGTCTTGAGCACATCCTTGTTCCTCAGGATGCCAGCATTGCTCCCAGTGAAGACCGCTTTCTCGGCAGCCAGGGCAACCAGCACGTGCCGGACGATCTCTCCCAGATACAGGCTGCCCACCAGCTTCTCAAATCTGTGTGCAGCCAGCGTGGGGGTCAGTTGTGCCATGGGGCCAAGGGGCCATGGGCTCCTGTAGTGGGGCCTGATATGCCCAGGGGTGGACAAGGAGCCCTGGGGACCCTGCCCTCACTGGGGGTGGGAGCACCTCTTCTTCCCAGGATTGGAGGACTCCTTGTCCACGCGCTGGTCATAGGTGGTCATGATGCCACTCAGGGTGGTATCGTCCCCAAAGCAGCCCCACTCAGTGTTGACACACATCCTCCCGCTGGACTCCTCCACCATCTCGACCTGTTGTGCCTCAGCCATGAAGCAGCTGTTGGTGCCTGCATCTAATGGGGAGCAATGGGGGTGAGCATTGGTGCATCCCCCCCCAGTACCATCTGCTGGCATGGGGGTGCCCACTGCTCACCTATAATGATGGCGACCTCACAGGCCTTATCCTCCACGCTGGAGGTCATCATGGTGCCCACAGTATCATTCATCAGGGCAACAACATCCACATAGAGCTGGCCaggagcaaagcaaaagcatcatTAGCCCCTCCATGCGGGCAGCACCCAGCCAGGCCCCCCCACCTCATGGCCCCCCACCTCTTCCTTGTTGATGGCTGACTGCAGCAACTGCACAACATCCTTCCCCTCCACACCAGTGCACTTGAAGCCCTTGGACCAGGAGGTGAGTTCTGCCTGTGGAGAGCACGTGGCTGAGCTGTTGGCCTCCAGCACCACTGATGTGCTGGGCAGGAGGTGGCCACAGCCCCAGGTCAGGGTTGTCCCACCCACCTTGTCCAGCTGCGTCTGCTTGCAGCTGAAGGGGAAGACGAAGCCCAAGGGGAAGCGGCGCTGGGGGCTGCTGAAGCCAGCCAGGAACTGGCGCAAGCATTTCGCAATGAAGCTGAAGAGCTGCAAAGGCATGGCCAGGGGTGACAGGCTGCACGCCTTACCCAGCACCCAGGCTGTGGGAGGCAGCCCGGAGCCTTGCTGAGCCGCCGTGGTGCTGggcagcccagcaccagccacccTGTGCCATGGCCTCCTCATACCGCTTCCCCCTTGCCCTGCATGATGTTCATTGGCATGTCAAAGATCTTGTACATCACTTGAGGTCTCTGGTTCCCGTCACCCAAGAGGGTTACACACAGGGTCCGGACATAGTTCTGGCACAGCTCCGCCACGAGAAAGTCACCCTTCTCTGTGGGGGAGAGGTGGTGTCAGTCAGAGACCTTTGCTGGGACAGATCCCCTATAATCTGCCCCTTAACCTGTCCCAGGGACAGTCACTCACCCACGGGGGAGGCTCCTGAGAGCCTGAGACCACCACAGGGGCCAAGGGAACCAGCTCCTGGCCTCTGGTCCTGCACCAGAGGCAGTGCAAGGGCAGTGCATGGACCAGAGACCAGTGCACCCCTCCCAGCACCTCAGGGCCAAGTCCCATGAGGTGTGTGGGGCTGTAGGTAGCAAAGCGGCCCATCCCCAGGCCGAGCTGCCTTACCGGTGCCATCGGGCATGGAGCAGATGAAGGTGGGCAGCATCTGCATGGTGGCCTGTGCATGCATCTGGCGGCTCAGCCCCTTGCGCATGTCCTGCATCATGTGGCCCTTCAGCACCTGCAGCGTCTCCAGCGGGACAGTGAGTGCCCGCAGGGCTTTCTGTACCTGGGGACAGTGAGGCTGTACCTTAGGGCAGCTCGAAGGGCACGGGATGCCTCTTGCTGGGCGCGAGGCAGGGATGGGCCTTACCGGTGAGCCGACAGAGTTGCTGCGTTGGCCCAGCTGTTGGCTCAGGGAGGGCCTGTGTGGAGGGAGCTGGTGTCACCCGCGGAGCCCCAGCCCGCAGGAGGGCAGGACACCCGCCTGCCCAGTCCCAAGCAGGGTTTTGTGCCCCGTCCCCGGCTCTGCCTCCCACCTCCCCTCTGTGTCCCGGCTCCGCAGGGTCACAATCTCAACAGCATCGTCGCTTTGCAGTATGACTGTACCGCAACCGCGACCCGGCAGCCGGCGGTAGAGGAGGCAGCTGTGCCCCACAACGCCGATGAGGGCCGGGGGATTaaaggggctgctcctgcctcaccCTGCCCGCCTGTCTCCTCAACCTGTAGGAGGGCGGAGGCTGGTCTGTGCCCTGCCCGGGGGGCATAAGGGGAGTCTGTTCAGCCCCATCCCCGGCCCCGGCTTCCCCACTCCCGGCTTCGCTCGGCTGCCGGCGGGCCGGAGCCCCTCACCGGTGCACGGACAGTCTGCCTTGGTCCATCGAGCCCAAGGCCCGCCGCGGGAGGCTGCGCGCGGCGGCGCTAGTGGTGCTCTGCTCCTGGGAGCTCCAGGGCGCCCTGCCCATAACGCCGAGCCGCTCGGGGCTGCCCATGGCGCCGCGCCGCTCGGGGCTGCCAATAGCGCCGCGCCGCTCGGGGCTGCCCATAGCGCCGCGCCGCTCGGGGCTGCCCATAACGCCGCGCCGCTCGGGGCTGCCCATGGCGCCGCGCCGGCCGGGGCTGCCCATGGCGGACGGGCCGGCGGCGCAGACCCGGCGGGACCGTTGCCAACGCCGCCGCCGTTGCCCTGGCGACAGGAACGGTACCCGCGGGCGCCCCGGCCCGCCATTGGCCGGCCCGCAGAGCCCATCGCCCTGCCGCGGGCAATGCGCGCCCCCGGCAGGACGGGCCGGTCCCGCTCCCCGCGGCAGCGCCTCGGCTACCGTCAGCGCTGTCTGATTTCAGGTCCCGGCTTTAATTAGCCCCGTGTTAATTAAGCAGCGCAGTCACAAGACATCCACCCGGTTCCTGGCAAGGGGCGCTGCAGCAGTGCGAGAGCGCTCCTGGGGAATGGGGGACAACACAGCCCAGCCCGGGCTCCATCCTGCCCCCAGGCAGCGGGCACTGGGCACACAGTGGACAGGGAAGCCAGCAAGGACACAGGGACACCGCTGTCACACTGGTCTCCACATCCGCTGACTGCAGCAGGCACGGACATGTCCTCTGCCCAACATGCCCCTCCCCAcagtgctgggctctgcagccccctgcccagGGGGTCCCCGAGCTCACAGTACCCCCACAGAGCCCAGGGACAGGCTGTGGAAGTGTGATTTTGGATGCACAGTGTGctgttcctcctctcctccctccagtGCCTCCCATTTCCCCAGAGAAagacagcacagctcctccGTGTTGCTGCAGTTTcataaaaacatacataaatatatttccatttctttaacAGAGAGCAAAGCTGCACAGGCACCTATAAAACACACAGTCACTGCTCCACCCAGCGCTCCCTGCACAGGTCGTAGAAAACATAGAAAagggggtgggagaagggggCTGCGGTGGAGCAGGGACACAGTGCCATGGAGGGGACCTGCTGCCCACGGTGGCCTCAGAACTTGTGCTTTCTTCGGCGGCAGCCTTTggtctgctgctggctgcccagGCGGAGAGCCGCGTGCGGCTTCAAGTCCACCACGCAGTCCGTGGCTTCCGAGAAGGAGACGCCGGATTTCAGAGGGGAGATGTTCAAGGGAAGGTGCCGaagggagctggggctgttcccCATCGGCCCCCTGGCTCTGGCTGGGCGAGCAGGAGGGGACTGTTGGTCTCCTAGTCCAGGGAGGGGGGCCCCCGCATCAGCACCTGCAATGAGAGCACACATCAGCCTTGCCTGCCTTCCCTCTGTCATGAGCCATGGGCAAGGAAGGAGAGTGCTGCTGAGAGcatttctccctgctcctctcctcttgtCCTTGGATCCATGGAGGAAGCACCAGTGTGCAGGCAAGGGACAGCAGCACCCTGCCACCCCCCCAGGAAGCTGGCCATCTCTTAGTGCAATGGCTCAGAGCACACCGCTACCC
This window contains:
- the HK3 gene encoding hexokinase-3 isoform X2, encoding MYKIFDMPMNIMQGKGEALFSFIAKCLRQFLAGFSSPQRRFPLGFVFPFSCKQTQLDKAELTSWSKGFKCTGVEGKDVVQLLQSAINKEELYVDVVALMNDTVGTMMTSSVEDKACEVAIIIDAGTNSCFMAEAQQVEMVEESSGRMCVNTEWGCFGDDTTLSGIMTTYDQRVDKESSNPGKKRFEKLVGSLYLGEIVRHVLVALAAEKAVFTGSNAGILRNKDVLKTHQVLEIINHEDGMARTRSTLETLGLRPSERDCCRVQQVCRVVVSRAAALCAAGLAAILTHMCQSRELEQLYVNIGVDGELYRDYTRFGEILESVTGLLAPECTITLLPSVDGTGRGAAIVTAVALRLADQRREVDQLLSPLRLSRSDLQRVQALMRQEMDLGLGKETNARSSVRMLPTYVRATPDGTERGEFLALDLGGTNFRVLVVRVAEDSIRMASEIYVIPTSIIQGTGVELFNHIVECIMDFQLKQDLMEQILPLGFTFSFPCQQLGLDKAVLLSWTKGFNASGCVGQDVVQLLRDAALRKQHFTLKVVAVVNDTVGTMMSCGYDDPKCEIGLIVGTGTNACYMEEMRNVGTVEGNEGRMCINMEWGAFGDNGCLDHIFTNFDQMVDEKTINPGKQRFEKLISGMYLGEIVRYILLAMVEKRVLFRGKPCPKLQTKDIFQTKFLSTIEIDGLALKKVLAILRDLDLHASFEDSVLVREVCQTVSLRAAQLCAAGMAAVVEKMRENRGLDQLIVTVGVDGTLYKMHPHFSQNLQQTLQVLAPKCSVTFLQSEDGSGKGAALVAAVACRKAGP
- the HK3 gene encoding hexokinase-3 isoform X3, which translates into the protein MLAPVPGWLQQPPAPLPLGLRLPLQLQADAAGQELTSWSKGFKCTGVEGKDVVQLLQSAINKEELYVDVVALMNDTVGTMMTSSVEDKACEVAIIIDAGTNSCFMAEAQQVEMVEESSGRMCVNTEWGCFGDDTTLSGIMTTYDQRVDKESSNPGKKRFEKLVGSLYLGEIVRHVLVALAAEKAVFTGSNAGILRNKDVLKTHQVLEIINHEDGMARTRSTLETLGLRPSERDCCRVQQVCRVVVSRAAALCAAGLAAILTHMCQSRELEQLYVNIGVDGELYRDYTRFGEILESVTGLLAPECTITLLPSVDGTGRGAAIVTAVALRLADQRREVDQLLSPLRLSRSDLQRVQALMRQEMDLGLGKETNARSSVRMLPTYVRATPDGTERGEFLALDLGGTNFRVLVVRVAEDSIRMASEIYVIPTSIIQGTGVELFNHIVECIMDFQLKQDLMEQILPLGFTFSFPCQQLGLDKAVLLSWTKGFNASGCVGQDVVQLLRDAALRKQHFTLKVVAVVNDTVGTMMSCGYDDPKCEIGLIVGTGTNACYMEEMRNVGTVEGNEGRMCINMEWGAFGDNGCLDHIFTNFDQMVDEKTINPGKQRFEKLISGMYLGEIVRYILLAMVEKRVLFRGKPCPKLQTKDIFQTKFLSTIEIDGLALKKVLAILRDLDLHASFEDSVLVREVCQTVSLRAAQLCAAGMAAVVEKMRENRGLDQLIVTVGVDGTLYKMHPHFSQNLQQTLQVLAPKCSVTFLQSEDGSGKGAALVAAVACRKAGP
- the HK3 gene encoding hexokinase-3 isoform X1, yielding MDQGRLSVHRPSLSQQLGQRSNSVGSPVQKALRALTVPLETLQVLKGHMMQDMRKGLSRQMHAQATMQMLPTFICSMPDGTEKGDFLVAELCQNYVRTLCVTLLGDGNQRPQVMYKIFDMPMNIMQGKGEALFSFIAKCLRQFLAGFSSPQRRFPLGFVFPFSCKQTQLDKAELTSWSKGFKCTGVEGKDVVQLLQSAINKEELYVDVVALMNDTVGTMMTSSVEDKACEVAIIIDAGTNSCFMAEAQQVEMVEESSGRMCVNTEWGCFGDDTTLSGIMTTYDQRVDKESSNPGKKRFEKLVGSLYLGEIVRHVLVALAAEKAVFTGSNAGILRNKDVLKTHQVLEIINHEDGMARTRSTLETLGLRPSERDCCRVQQVCRVVVSRAAALCAAGLAAILTHMCQSRELEQLYVNIGVDGELYRDYTRFGEILESVTGLLAPECTITLLPSVDGTGRGAAIVTAVALRLADQRREVDQLLSPLRLSRSDLQRVQALMRQEMDLGLGKETNARSSVRMLPTYVRATPDGTERGEFLALDLGGTNFRVLVVRVAEDSIRMASEIYVIPTSIIQGTGVELFNHIVECIMDFQLKQDLMEQILPLGFTFSFPCQQLGLDKAVLLSWTKGFNASGCVGQDVVQLLRDAALRKQHFTLKVVAVVNDTVGTMMSCGYDDPKCEIGLIVGTGTNACYMEEMRNVGTVEGNEGRMCINMEWGAFGDNGCLDHIFTNFDQMVDEKTINPGKQRFEKLISGMYLGEIVRYILLAMVEKRVLFRGKPCPKLQTKDIFQTKFLSTIEIDGLALKKVLAILRDLDLHASFEDSVLVREVCQTVSLRAAQLCAAGMAAVVEKMRENRGLDQLIVTVGVDGTLYKMHPHFSQNLQQTLQVLAPKCSVTFLQSEDGSGKGAALVAAVACRKAGP